One genomic window of Arachis hypogaea cultivar Tifrunner chromosome 8, arahy.Tifrunner.gnm2.J5K5, whole genome shotgun sequence includes the following:
- the LOC112708273 gene encoding protein FAR1-RELATED SEQUENCE 5-like, with the protein MEDSLDGVGGMSDNYANDDLYAVDSGESIGWIDFLNLSEEDVLRFNFADVDIVFEFYQQYAKHHGFGVRRSRSEKRGEVRIRQEFVCHRQGYRSLKFYSMPNRQKRPRAETRCGCPARMLHRMDDESGCWHVAYFSDAHNHHVLELRFSSILPGHQRMSEADIEQMNNMGKGGIGILRIHDFMASLAGEHHNVTYTTRDMHNVNTKQRKEGGLDVESCLRYLRECKANDPAMYYKEVVDGEGVLQHLFWCDSSCQIDYQVFGDVVAFDATYKKNVYLSPLVVFSGVNHHNQTVVFAAALVADEKEETYV; encoded by the coding sequence ATGGAAGACAGTTTGGACGGCGTCGGAGGAATGTCTGACAATTATGCGAATGATGACTTGTACGCTGTTGATTCTGGTGAATCGATAGGTTGGATTGATTTTTTGAACTTGAGCGAGGAGGATGTTCTTCGCTTTAATTTCGCAGATGTTGACATTGTATTTGAGTTCTACCAGCAATATGCAAAGCACCATGGCTTCGGTGTGAGACGTTCCAGAAGCGAAAAACGTGGCGAAGTAAGGATACGGCAGGAGTTCGTGTGCCACCGACAAGGGTACCGATCCCTGAAGTTCTACTCGATGCCTAACCGGCAAAAGAGGCCCAGGGCCGAGACCCGGTGTGGATGTCCTGCAAGGATGTTACACCGCATGGACGATGAATCAGGATGTTGGCACGTTGCGTACTTTTCAGACGCGCATAACCACCACGTTCTTGAGTTGCGATTTTCTTCCATACTGCCAGGCCATCAGAGGATGAGCGAAGCGGACATCGAGCAGATGAACAACATGGGCAAAGGGGGTATTGGCATCTTGCGAATCCACGATTTTATGGCGAGCCTAGCCGGCGAGCATCATAATGTCACGTACACAACAAGGGACATGCACAATGTAAATACGAAGCAACGAAAGGAGGGTGGCCTAGATGTGGAATCGTGCCTAAGGTATCTCCGAGAGTGCAAGGCAAATGATCCAGCAATGTACTACAAGGAAGTTGTTGACGGTGAGGGCGTGTTGCAACATTTGTTTTGGTGTGACAGCAGTTGCCAAATTGATTACCAGGTGTTTGGAGATGTGGTTGCATTTGATGCAACGTATAAGAAAAACGTTTACCTTTCACCTCTTGTTGTATTCTCCGGTGTGAATCACCACAACCAAACGGTTGTCTTTGCTGCTGCACTGGTGGCAGACGAGAAAGAAGAAACCTATGTCTAG